One genomic segment of Kocuria rhizophila DC2201 includes these proteins:
- a CDS encoding VIT1/CCC1 transporter family protein, whose product MPEPRSTPTAPSETPDPTPAQIRRWRHYLADELAEAQTYEHLARHSTGRHAEILHRVAEGEGRHAEHWRRLLGPHAQRTVRPGFEARVLMFLARHVSSVFVLALLQRAESRSPYREDPDATPAMAADEAVHEEIIRALATDGRTRLSGNFRAAVFGANDGLVSNLALVMGVGATGTASSMVLFSGIAGLLAGALSMGAGEFVSVRSQRELLDASQPTQVTLRVAPSLDLDANELTLIYRARGMSEEAAEHRAAERLGHFDCDCDPSLSFQDEKARAALSEEAEPASSGDDEHQALGTDLGAAASSFCFFASGAVIPILPYLFGLGGGLALVVGMALVGAALLVTGGFVGLLSGASPLKRGLRQLGIGYGAAIATYLLGLAFNTGVA is encoded by the coding sequence ATGCCCGAGCCGCGCAGCACCCCGACCGCCCCATCCGAGACCCCCGACCCCACGCCCGCCCAGATCCGCAGGTGGCGGCACTACCTCGCGGACGAACTGGCCGAGGCACAGACCTACGAGCACCTGGCCCGGCACAGCACCGGGCGCCACGCCGAGATCCTGCACCGGGTGGCGGAGGGCGAGGGACGCCACGCGGAGCACTGGCGGCGCCTGCTCGGGCCCCACGCACAGCGCACGGTGCGCCCCGGGTTCGAGGCCCGCGTGCTCATGTTCCTGGCCAGGCACGTGAGCTCCGTGTTCGTGCTGGCCCTGCTGCAGCGCGCGGAGTCCCGTTCCCCGTACCGCGAGGACCCGGATGCCACCCCCGCCATGGCCGCGGACGAGGCGGTGCACGAGGAGATCATCCGGGCACTGGCCACGGACGGCCGCACCCGGCTCTCCGGCAACTTCCGGGCCGCGGTGTTCGGCGCGAACGACGGCCTGGTGTCCAACCTCGCGCTCGTGATGGGCGTGGGGGCCACGGGCACGGCCAGCTCCATGGTGCTGTTCTCGGGCATCGCCGGGCTGCTCGCGGGGGCCCTGTCCATGGGCGCCGGGGAGTTCGTGTCCGTGCGCTCCCAGCGAGAGCTGCTGGACGCCTCCCAGCCCACCCAGGTGACGCTGCGGGTGGCCCCCTCCCTGGACCTCGACGCGAACGAGCTCACCCTGATCTACCGGGCCCGCGGGATGAGCGAGGAGGCCGCCGAGCACCGCGCCGCCGAACGCCTCGGCCACTTCGACTGCGACTGCGATCCCTCCCTGTCCTTCCAGGACGAGAAGGCGCGGGCGGCACTGTCCGAGGAAGCCGAGCCCGCTTCCTCCGGCGACGACGAGCACCAGGCCCTGGGCACCGACCTCGGGGCGGCGGCCTCCAGCTTCTGCTTCTTCGCCTCCGGGGCCGTGATCCCGATCCTGCCCTACCTGTTCGGGCTGGGTGGCGGACTTGCGCTGGTGGTGGGCATGGCGCTCGTGGGGGCGGCGCTGCTGGTCACGGGCGGCTTCGTGGGCCTGCTCTCGGGGGCATCGCCGCTCAAGCGGGGCCTGCGCCAGCTGGGGATCGGCTACGGGGCGGCCATTGCCACGTACCTGCTGGGGCTCGCGTTCAACACCGGGGTGGCCTGA